From the genome of Bradyrhizobium sp. ORS 278:
CGGCGGCGTGTTGGCGGAGCTTGGAAACTCCGCTGTCGTCGGCTTGCCGGTCGGAGCGGATGGCGCAAGTCCCGCGAACGTGCCGGCGGCCGGCTGGCTCTGCGCGGCGGCGGGAGATGGCGGCGCGTTCCACTGCGAGGCATAGCGCGTCACCAGCCCCTCATAGGTGCGCCCTTCCATGTTGTTGACCAGTTGCTGCCGGTCGGTCACCGCGCGGAACATCACGCAGTCGTTCGGCGTGCAGCGATCGCGCGTCAGCAGCACATAGGCCATCAGGCCATAGCGGTCGCGCTCCACCGCCCGGCGCAAGGCCAGCAGCTCCGCGGTCATCACCTTGTTGGCGCTGACGAGATCGCCGGCCTGCGACAACCGGCTGAGCATTCCCGCCGCATAGCTGACCGCGGCGGCGGTCATCTCGGCCGATCCGAACAGGCTCTTCTCGCAATTCGACAGAACAAGGTCGCCGGCGAGGTCGTCGACACAGGCCAGAGCCGGAGGCGAGAGACCCATCGATGCGGTGGTGGCGGGATCGCCATTGCCGCCGCGCTGGGACGGATCCTGGCTGCGCATCATCGAGGCGACCGCGATCCCGACCGCCAGCAGCGTGATCACCGTCAGCGCGCCGTTGGCGACCGACTTCTCCGCCCGCAGCAGGGTGATCAGAACGATCAAGGCAAAGAAGCCCGCGGCCGCAACGGTGAGCCACATCGGGAATGCCGGCGAGTTCAGGAGCTGGTCGAACGACGAGGGCCAGGTCGAATTCATGCGCGCTGATTCCTGACGCGGGCCGACAACACTGGCCCAAATCGCATCCCGGCATGGGACGCCCGTAAACCGATCATCAAACTCAAACGCTCACCCGATCCATGACAGCCTCGCCCCACGACAATAGGACGATTCCATGCGCCTTGCGGGGCAGGATGGTGCGGAGCCGACCGCTATCCCCAGAGGGATTGCGCAGCAATTGTAAATCCTTCGGGAGCCGGCTTGCAGTCCCGTGGCAATACCGATGCCGCCCTCCTCGATCGAGCCGGCGCGTCCGCCGACGCGCCGGGCGTTTCGGCGGGCGCGATGCCTCAGGAGAGGGCCAGCTGGCTCTCTCTGGCGACCCGCTCGAACGCTTCGGTCGAGCTTTTGATCCGGTACTGGCAGTCATCGCCCTCGGTTGGCAGCTGGCGGATGATCTCATAGGTGCCGCTGGCCGCCGGACGCGAGACGTTGCTCGCGGTGAAATAGACTGTCGCCCCGATGGGGAACTTGTGTCTCAACGCCCTCTCCTGCTCGCATGCCGGCAAGAGGCCTCAAGGTCCCGCGGCCCGGGCCGGCGCGTCTTTAGATAATGCCATCTCTATAGCATGCAGCAGGCGCCGCTGGCCAGCGACCTCATAAGATAGGAAATGCGTATTTCCGCTGCCGTATCAGCTGGATACCACAGCTGCACGGCACCGTGCGGAGGCGCTGCGGGAACCTCAGGCGGAATGCGGCAGCTTGCCATCCGGGCTGGCATGGTCGACGGCAAGCGGCAGCTGTTCGGCAAGGATTTTCGACAGCTGGTCGACGGGGACATTGAAGCGCGCGGCAAGCTGCCTGACCACGTCGCTGCCCAGCACTTCCTGGAGCTGTTCGGCGGATATCGGCAGGTTTTGGCCGTTGCCGAGCCAGGATTTGACCTGTGCGCCGAAGCCGGCCTGCTCGAGCTTGGCAACGATGCTGTTCAAGCCGCCGTCCTGGCCGAGCACCTCCTTCAGGACCACCGGCAGCACGGCAGCCTCGAGCTGTCCCAGCGCGCCCTGAAATGCGCCGGAGTTGCGCAGAGTATCAAGCAATCCCATCGTCCGCTCCTTAACCGAGGTTTTCCCCGGCGCAGAGGAGCGCGCCGGCCCCGCCGCGTCAAGGCAGCGGCGCCGGCGCTCGCGTCAAACCCGCTCGACTCGGTCGATGATCCAGGTTTCGGCCAGTCCATCCTTCACCCAGGCGGCAAAGGCCGGCATCGCCATCATCGTCTCCATATAGGCCCTCGTGTCGGCCGCCACCGGAACCGCGAAGGTCTGGAAACGGGTGACGACGGGAGCGAACATCGCATCCGCTCCGCTGAAGCGACCGAACAGGAATGGACCGCCAGCGCCAAAGCGCGCCCGGCAATCCCGCCAGATGTCCTCGATCCGGGCGACATTGGCCCTGGCGTCGGCGGACAGCTCGACCGGCCGGATCTCGCGGTGCAGGTTCATCGGACATTCGTTTCGCAGCGCCTGGAACCCGGAATGCATCTCGGCGGAGACCGATCGCGCGAGGGCGCGTGCCGCGACGTCGGTCGGCCACAGCCCGGCGGCCGGAAAGCGCTCGGCGAGATATTCGATGATGGACAGCGAGTCCCACACCGTGACGTCGCCGTCGATCAGGATCGGCACCTTGCCGGCGGGAGAATGTTCGAGGATGCGCGCCTTGTCGGCCGGATCGGCGGTGTAGAGCGGGATCACGATCTCCTCGAACGGAATGTCGCAGCC
Proteins encoded in this window:
- a CDS encoding glutathione S-transferase family protein: MTLTLVIGNKNYSSWSMRPWLALRGCDIPFEEIVIPLYTADPADKARILEHSPAGKVPILIDGDVTVWDSLSIIEYLAERFPAAGLWPTDVAARALARSVSAEMHSGFQALRNECPMNLHREIRPVELSADARANVARIEDIWRDCRARFGAGGPFLFGRFSGADAMFAPVVTRFQTFAVPVAADTRAYMETMMAMPAFAAWVKDGLAETWIIDRVERV